The proteins below are encoded in one region of Sedimentibacter sp. zth1:
- a CDS encoding trans-4-hydroxy-L-proline dehydratase activase: MNKALIFNIQKFSLHDGQGIRTTIFFKGCPLNCKWCHNPEGINIAKEIMHDNAKCTLCRVCIDNCPSNAISIQNNNILTDNLLCKYCGKCVFNCVYNVREIVGKEYTVEEVLKEVLKDKVFYEESGGGVTLSGGEPVMQIDFVEELLKKLKENNIHTAVDTSGAMTFDCYERIYKYTDVFLYDLKIMDDEKHKIFVGTTNKVILENLKKLSKIHKHIIIRMPIINNINANFEHISTTIKYLKDLNIEEVNLLPYHDISRHKYRQLNINYDECNMSVPSDNTMDKFKEMFQKSGLNVKIGG, translated from the coding sequence ATGAATAAAGCATTGATATTTAACATTCAAAAATTTTCATTACATGATGGTCAGGGTATTAGAACAACCATATTTTTTAAAGGATGTCCACTTAATTGTAAATGGTGTCATAATCCTGAGGGAATAAATATTGCTAAGGAAATAATGCATGATAATGCGAAATGTACACTTTGCAGGGTATGTATTGACAATTGTCCATCAAATGCAATTAGTATACAAAATAATAATATTTTAACAGATAATTTACTATGTAAATATTGTGGTAAGTGTGTATTTAATTGTGTATACAATGTAAGAGAAATTGTTGGCAAAGAATATACGGTTGAAGAGGTTTTAAAAGAAGTACTAAAGGATAAGGTGTTTTATGAAGAGTCTGGTGGTGGGGTCACGCTATCAGGTGGTGAACCTGTTATGCAGATTGATTTTGTTGAAGAGTTATTGAAAAAATTGAAAGAAAATAATATTCATACAGCAGTAGATACCAGTGGAGCAATGACATTTGATTGCTATGAACGAATATATAAATATACAGATGTTTTTCTGTATGATTTAAAGATTATGGATGATGAAAAGCATAAGATTTTTGTAGGAACTACAAACAAGGTTATACTAGAAAATTTAAAAAAATTATCTAAAATACATAAACATATTATTATTAGAATGCCAATAATAAATAATATAAACGCGAACTTTGAGCATATATCAACTACTATAAAATATTTAAAAGATTTAAATATTGAAGAAGTTAACCTATTGCCTTATCATGATATTTCAAGACATAAATACAGACAGCTTAACATTAACTATGATGAATGCAATATGTCGGTACCATCTGACAATACGATGGACAAGTTTAAAGAAATGTTTCAAAAGAGTGGATTGAACGTAAAAATAGGTGGATAA
- the arcC gene encoding carbamate kinase, translating into MAQKVVVALGGNALEDKSLPSTAESQLIVVKRTSEKLAEISLKGYEIAIVHGNGPQVGRILLSSETAKDVTPSMPFDVCGAMSQGYIGYHIQQALKQTLRQQGREVPVVSVVTQVVVDENDRAFKNPTKPIGPFYSEQEAKILQGEKGYTVKEDAGRGWRRVVPSPMPIKIVELDTVKKLWDSTIVVTCGGGGIPVVERADGSLEGVAAVIDKDLASERLAEDMNADVLLILTEVEQVAINFNKPNQQNLSSLSIEESKKYIEEGHFAPGSMLPKIQAALKFAESKPGRKAIITSLYKAVDALEGKSGTVIQ; encoded by the coding sequence ATGGCACAAAAAGTAGTAGTGGCTCTAGGCGGAAATGCGTTAGAAGATAAAAGTTTACCATCAACAGCAGAATCTCAATTAATTGTTGTTAAAAGAACTAGCGAAAAATTAGCTGAGATTAGCTTAAAAGGATATGAAATTGCAATTGTTCACGGAAATGGACCTCAAGTGGGAAGAATTTTGTTGTCGTCTGAAACAGCAAAAGATGTAACACCTTCAATGCCTTTTGATGTATGTGGTGCAATGAGCCAAGGATATATAGGATATCATATACAACAAGCTTTAAAGCAAACATTGAGACAGCAAGGTAGAGAAGTACCAGTTGTTTCAGTTGTTACTCAAGTAGTAGTAGATGAAAATGATAGGGCTTTCAAAAATCCTACAAAACCAATAGGACCATTTTATTCAGAACAAGAAGCAAAAATATTGCAAGGTGAAAAAGGATATACAGTTAAAGAAGATGCTGGAAGAGGTTGGAGAAGAGTAGTTCCATCACCAATGCCTATTAAAATAGTTGAACTTGATACAGTTAAAAAACTATGGGATTCTACAATCGTTGTAACTTGTGGTGGTGGTGGAATACCAGTAGTTGAAAGAGCAGACGGTTCGCTAGAAGGTGTTGCAGCAGTTATAGATAAAGACTTAGCATCTGAAAGATTAGCTGAAGATATGAATGCTGATGTATTGTTAATATTAACTGAAGTTGAACAAGTAGCTATAAACTTTAATAAGCCAAATCAGCAAAATTTATCATCACTTTCTATAGAAGAATCAAAAAAATATATTGAAGAAGGACATTTTGCGCCTGGAAGTATGTTACCAAAAATCCAAGCAGCTTTAAAATTTGCTGAATCAAAACCAGGAAGAAAAGCAATCATTACTTCATTGTATAAAGCAGTTGATGCACTAGAAGGAAAAAGCGGTACAGTAATTCAATAA
- the arcA gene encoding arginine deiminase: MNNDAIQIYSEIGKLKKVLLHRPGYELENLMPDYLERLLFDDIPYLKVAQEEHDAFADILRKNGSEVVYLEDLVTEAITDNDVKNNFISEYIIEAGIKETRKTEVLTDFFKSYENKDMVMKMIAGVRKSEIKGYEKRNLVDFLDDDYPFLIDPMPNLYFTRDNFSTVGRGVSLHKMHTVTRGRETLFGKYVFKYHKEYNKTPLWYDRTEDFSVEGGDVLILNEDTVAIGISQRTQPSAIEKYAKNLLGNDSFNKILAIDIPKHRAFMHLDTVFTMVDYDKFTIHPNIKKNMNLFAITKKDNGELSIEEEHGSVDEILKRHLNLDKVSLITCGGGNVIDAAREQWNDGSNTLAISPGNVVVYARNYVSNKVLEESGIKVHVMPSAELSRGRGGPRCMSMPLVREPLKK, encoded by the coding sequence ATGAATAATGATGCTATTCAGATTTATTCTGAAATTGGAAAATTAAAAAAGGTTTTACTACATAGGCCTGGTTACGAACTGGAAAATTTAATGCCAGATTATCTAGAAAGATTATTGTTTGATGACATACCATACTTGAAGGTTGCACAGGAAGAGCATGATGCTTTTGCTGATATTCTTAGGAAGAATGGCTCGGAAGTAGTCTATTTGGAAGATTTAGTAACTGAAGCAATCACAGATAATGATGTAAAAAATAATTTTATAAGTGAATATATCATTGAAGCGGGCATAAAAGAAACTAGAAAAACAGAAGTATTGACAGATTTTTTCAAATCATATGAAAATAAGGATATGGTTATGAAAATGATAGCTGGAGTTAGAAAAAGTGAAATAAAAGGTTATGAAAAAAGAAATTTAGTAGATTTTTTAGATGACGATTATCCATTTCTAATTGATCCAATGCCAAACTTATATTTTACAAGAGATAATTTCTCTACTGTAGGTCGTGGCGTTTCTTTACATAAGATGCATACAGTGACTCGTGGAAGAGAGACATTGTTTGGAAAATATGTTTTCAAATATCATAAAGAGTACAATAAAACACCTCTATGGTATGATAGAACTGAAGATTTTTCAGTTGAAGGTGGAGATGTTCTTATTTTAAATGAAGATACTGTAGCAATAGGTATTTCTCAAAGAACTCAACCAAGTGCAATAGAAAAATATGCAAAGAATTTATTAGGAAATGACAGCTTTAATAAAATATTAGCAATAGATATACCAAAACATAGAGCTTTTATGCATTTAGACACAGTATTTACAATGGTTGATTATGATAAATTTACTATACATCCAAATATCAAAAAAAATATGAACTTATTTGCTATAACAAAGAAAGATAATGGCGAATTATCAATAGAAGAAGAGCATGGTTCAGTAGATGAAATACTAAAAAGACATTTGAATTTGGACAAGGTGTCACTTATAACTTGTGGTGGTGGAAATGTTATAGATGCAGCTAGAGAACAATGGAATGATGGTTCAAATACTCTTGCAATATCACCTGGAAATGTGGTAGTATATGCAAGAAATTATGTTTCAAATAAAGTATTAGAAGAAAGTGGAATAAAAGTACATGTTATGCCAAGCGCCGAATTATCAAGAGGACGTGGAGGTCCAAGATGTATGAGTATGCCACTAGTAAGAGAACCATTAAAAAAATAA
- a CDS encoding glycosyltransferase encodes MDKNINILITTAPFGNGHKMVATALKNAFMNKGYQNVFIIDLFTEAHPFITKKIKKAYLKSYNYGYAYSFMFYGVEKLVGKKIMDVYKSFGYKQLKEIVNNIKPNLIINTFPILATDKIKSNLNIDIPIFTIVTDFYVHKLWISEEIDKFYIATEEVKKELEKMNIPIEKAVVTGIPIRESFEEYENTTLIYDKYGFDHTKKIVLISAGAFGVLKDISKICTQLCSNKNIEIAVVCGNNKELKDELDILEYDNLKVFGFTEQIHELYKISTCMITKSGGITLSEALAVQLPLILFKPVPGQEKENALYFESKGTAFIANNTEELLEHTRYIVENQSVALAMQNNMKKIYNKASSETIVEDVMCSVNANATNK; translated from the coding sequence TTGGATAAAAATATAAATATATTAATAACAACAGCTCCTTTTGGCAATGGACACAAAATGGTCGCAACAGCATTGAAAAATGCTTTTATGAATAAAGGGTACCAAAATGTCTTTATTATAGATTTATTTACAGAAGCACATCCTTTTATAACTAAAAAAATTAAAAAAGCCTACTTAAAAAGTTACAACTATGGTTATGCTTATTCGTTTATGTTTTATGGAGTAGAAAAACTTGTTGGGAAAAAAATAATGGATGTTTATAAATCTTTTGGTTATAAACAATTAAAGGAAATCGTAAATAATATAAAGCCAAATTTAATAATTAATACTTTCCCAATTTTAGCTACAGATAAAATTAAAAGCAACTTAAATATTGATATACCCATATTTACAATAGTTACAGATTTTTATGTTCATAAACTATGGATAAGTGAAGAAATTGATAAATTTTACATTGCAACTGAGGAAGTAAAAAAAGAGCTTGAAAAAATGAATATTCCTATTGAAAAAGCTGTTGTAACAGGAATACCAATTAGAGAATCATTTGAAGAGTATGAAAATACTACCTTAATATATGATAAATATGGTTTTGATCATACAAAAAAAATTGTACTTATAAGTGCTGGTGCTTTTGGTGTCTTGAAAGACATATCGAAAATTTGCACACAATTATGTTCAAATAAAAATATAGAAATTGCTGTTGTTTGTGGTAATAACAAAGAATTGAAGGATGAATTAGATATACTGGAATACGATAATTTAAAAGTATTTGGTTTTACTGAACAAATACACGAATTATATAAAATATCAACATGTATGATTACAAAATCTGGTGGTATAACACTTAGTGAAGCATTGGCAGTTCAATTACCTCTAATATTATTTAAGCCTGTACCAGGTCAAGAAAAAGAAAACGCATTATACTTTGAAAGCAAGGGTACTGCTTTTATAGCTAACAATACAGAAGAATTGCTTGAACATACAAGATATATTGTAGAAAATCAAAGTGTTGCATTAGCAATGCAAAATAACATGAAAAAAATTTACAATAAAGCATCATCTGAGACAATTGTTGAAGACGTGATGTGCAGTGTAAATGCAAATGCAACTAATAAATAA
- a CDS encoding helix-turn-helix domain-containing protein, translating into MSVFSIGEVLRKHRVELGISQEDLCTGICSVPTLSRIENGVRVPSKSHFDALMQRMGQSGEMYDAYIGTQDFEIHETKFKIRSAIIACNYELASELLIKLKKLNNENDNNDNISKQFIMYIEVILKAKGVYDKYSLKVLEDAIRLTMPSYGKTKIYERLLTFDEITILNNIGNAYGLIGKTKKSIKTLYELKKFMDKKYINSEEKVRTYPMVLYNLSKWLGLDNRFEECIEICDIGIVIAAESSKMQLLSKLLYNKAWCMMKMQDLTLQEDCRKLLLQAYYIATATGQNSTALTIKKFGLENCLFLKEEYFY; encoded by the coding sequence ATGTCTGTTTTTTCAATTGGTGAAGTATTAAGGAAACATAGAGTTGAATTAGGGATAAGTCAAGAAGATTTATGTACTGGAATATGTTCTGTTCCTACGCTTTCTAGAATAGAAAATGGAGTTCGTGTTCCAAGTAAATCACACTTTGATGCATTGATGCAACGTATGGGACAAAGTGGTGAAATGTATGATGCTTATATTGGTACGCAGGATTTTGAAATACATGAAACAAAATTTAAAATAAGATCGGCAATAATTGCTTGTAATTATGAATTAGCCAGTGAATTGCTTATAAAGCTTAAAAAATTGAATAATGAAAATGATAATAATGATAATATATCAAAACAGTTTATCATGTATATAGAAGTAATATTGAAAGCAAAAGGTGTATATGATAAATATTCACTCAAAGTGTTGGAAGATGCAATTAGATTAACTATGCCGTCATATGGTAAAACCAAAATCTATGAACGTTTATTAACTTTTGATGAAATAACTATTTTAAATAATATAGGAAATGCATATGGATTAATTGGAAAAACAAAAAAAAGCATTAAAACTTTATATGAATTAAAAAAGTTTATGGATAAAAAATATATAAATTCAGAAGAAAAGGTAAGAACATATCCTATGGTTTTATATAACTTATCAAAATGGCTAGGGTTGGACAATAGATTCGAAGAATGTATAGAAATTTGTGATATTGGTATTGTAATAGCTGCAGAGAGTAGTAAAATGCAATTATTAAGCAAACTTCTCTATAACAAAGCATGGTGTATGATGAAAATGCAGGATTTAACCTTGCAGGAAGACTGTCGCAAATTGCTGTTGCAAGCTTATTATATTGCAACAGCAACTGGACAAAATAGTACTGCCTTAACAATTAAAAAATTTGGACTTGAAAATTGTTTATTTTTAAAAGAGGAGTACTTTTATTGA
- the argF gene encoding ornithine carbamoyltransferase: MAVNLKGRSFLTLMDFSPLEIRYMLDLAHDLKAKKRAGIKGNVLEGKNIVLLFEKTSTRTRCAFEVGAMEEGANVTFLDSGSSQVGKKESIEDTAKVLGRFYDGIEYRGYSQKVVEDLSKYSGVPVFNGLTDVDHPTQILADMLTIEEHVAKPLNKVKVVFAGDIRNNMSYAWMYGCAKMGMHFVAFGPKELEVDKEVLRRANEVAKETGAIIEVAHDIEAVKGADVIYTDVWASMGEEAQIPERVKLLTPYKVTMDLLKATGNPDIKFLHCLPSFYNFETKMAKEWHEKGIDIREVTDEVFRSRYSVVFDEAENRMHTIKAVMVATI; encoded by the coding sequence ATGGCAGTTAATTTAAAAGGAAGAAGTTTTTTAACATTGATGGATTTTTCTCCATTAGAAATTAGATACATGTTAGATTTAGCACATGATTTAAAAGCTAAAAAAAGAGCAGGTATTAAAGGTAACGTGCTTGAAGGTAAAAATATTGTTTTATTATTTGAAAAAACTTCAACTAGAACAAGATGTGCTTTTGAGGTTGGAGCTATGGAAGAAGGAGCAAATGTTACTTTCTTAGATTCAGGAAGCTCACAAGTTGGTAAAAAAGAATCAATAGAAGATACAGCAAAAGTATTAGGAAGATTTTATGATGGTATTGAGTATAGAGGATACAGTCAAAAAGTTGTTGAAGATTTATCTAAATATTCAGGAGTACCAGTATTCAACGGTTTAACTGATGTTGATCACCCAACTCAAATTCTTGCTGATATGTTAACAATAGAAGAACACGTAGCAAAACCTTTAAATAAAGTTAAAGTTGTATTTGCAGGCGATATAAGAAACAACATGTCATATGCTTGGATGTATGGATGTGCAAAAATGGGAATGCACTTTGTAGCATTTGGACCGAAAGAATTGGAAGTTGATAAAGAAGTATTAAGAAGAGCTAATGAAGTAGCAAAAGAAACAGGTGCTATCATAGAAGTAGCACATGATATTGAAGCTGTTAAAGGCGCTGATGTTATTTACACAGACGTTTGGGCATCAATGGGAGAAGAAGCACAAATACCAGAAAGAGTAAAATTATTAACTCCTTATAAAGTAACTATGGATTTATTAAAAGCTACTGGTAACCCAGATATTAAATTTTTACACTGCTTACCATCATTCTACAATTTTGAAACTAAAATGGCAAAAGAATGGCATGAAAAAGGAATAGACATAAGAGAAGTAACTGACGAAGTATTTAGAAGCAGATATTCAGTAGTATTTGATGAAGCAGAAAATAGAATGCATACTATAAAAGCAGTAATGGTTGCAACTATATAA
- a CDS encoding TMEM165/GDT1 family protein — MIQDFIKAFILVFIAEFGDKSQILAMAFATRYKAKQVILGIFIGVFTNHCLAVLIGIYIATIFPVKYLQLISGALFLCFGFITLRKGKSVSGKKKIINIGVIFTISLAFFIGELGDKTQLTAMTLAIESEYPIIILTGTVSAMIFVACIGIFIVKKLKLNISNTFVKIISGFVFISFGLSKFYLYLRKFSVNSLIIASFLVVILFISMYFTSKLIEE, encoded by the coding sequence ATGATACAAGATTTTATTAAAGCATTTATTCTAGTATTTATAGCTGAATTTGGTGATAAATCACAAATACTTGCAATGGCTTTTGCTACTAGGTATAAAGCAAAACAGGTAATCTTGGGTATTTTTATAGGTGTTTTTACAAATCATTGTCTTGCAGTCCTAATAGGAATATACATAGCAACTATTTTTCCAGTTAAGTATTTACAGCTAATATCGGGTGCTTTATTTTTATGTTTTGGGTTTATTACATTGAGAAAAGGGAAAAGTGTAAGTGGTAAAAAAAAGATTATAAATATAGGTGTTATATTTACAATATCACTTGCTTTTTTTATTGGGGAGTTGGGTGATAAAACTCAATTAACTGCAATGACACTTGCCATAGAAAGTGAATATCCAATAATTATTTTGACAGGAACTGTCAGTGCGATGATATTTGTAGCTTGTATAGGAATATTTATCGTAAAGAAACTAAAACTTAATATTTCGAATACATTTGTAAAGATTATATCAGGTTTTGTTTTCATTAGTTTTGGATTAAGCAAATTTTACTTATATTTGCGTAAATTCAGCGTAAATAGTCTAATAATAGCAAGTTTCTTGGTTGTTATTCTATTTATCTCTATGTATTTTACGAGTAAACTGATTGAAGAATAA
- a CDS encoding DUF188 domain-containing protein, translated as MRIIIDGDACPQSVKKICEKNAKKYDLNLKIVVDMEHAIESEYEVIIVEKGRDAVDFRIVQLFLKNDILVTQDYGLASIVLPKAKGIAHTAGFEIDSSNIDTLLQSRYIGQRIRKTGGRTKGPSKRTKIQDAKFEKVLVKIITS; from the coding sequence ATGAGAATAATAATTGATGGTGATGCATGTCCCCAAAGTGTAAAAAAAATATGTGAAAAAAATGCAAAAAAATATGATTTGAATTTAAAAATAGTTGTAGATATGGAGCATGCAATAGAAAGTGAATACGAGGTAATAATTGTTGAAAAGGGCAGAGATGCTGTAGATTTTAGAATAGTTCAATTATTTCTAAAAAACGACATATTAGTAACTCAAGATTATGGTTTGGCTAGTATTGTATTACCTAAGGCAAAAGGCATTGCCCATACTGCAGGATTTGAAATAGATTCAAGTAATATAGATACATTACTTCAATCAAGATATATAGGACAAAGAATAAGAAAGACTGGTGGAAGGACAAAAGGTCCATCAAAAAGAACTAAAATTCAGGATGCAAAATTTGAAAAAGTATTGGTAAAAATTATAACTTCATAA
- the hypD gene encoding trans-4-hydroxy-L-proline dehydratase, with the protein MKGVLMRGSTQRTRNLREISLSTPHTLSMERALLETKVYEDYFGKVEIPVLRALNFKYLMENRKLYIGEGELIVGEKTERPQAAPTFPELCCHTMDDLRVLDERKYINFKVSNEDKKIHQESIIPYWKGKATRDKIIESMSQEWKDCYSAGMFTEFMEQRAPGHTVADDKFYKKGFIDLKKEIEEEIDKLDFLHDKDAYSKKAQLEGMAISCDAIMIYGKRYAEYARQLAKEEKNSTRKEELLWIAGNCDVVPAHKPETFAQAIQMYWFVHIGVTTELNTWDAFSPGRFDQYLYPFYKNEVEKRLITREQGVELLECLWIKFNNQPAPPKVGITMKESATYTDFSNLNTGGINPETGENGVNDVSYMILDVMDEMKLVQPSSNVQISEKSPNEFLKRACAISRKGWGQPAFYNTEELINELLNAGKDLVDARYGGSSGCVETGAHGREAYILTGYFNLPKVLEITLNNGFDKYTNKQIGLKTGNPNDFKSYNGLWNAFIKQMQYFIDVKMKGNNIIEKIFATHMPSTFMSVLTTGCKESGKDYNSGGSKYNTRYIQIVGIGTITDSLASIKKNIYDDKIFSMKELINALNNNFETQEFVKNIVINRTPKYGNDDEYADEIMVQTFNSVNKHITGKPTMCGGTYHIDMLPTTCHIYFGSMTGALPNGRLSGKPLTDGISPEKGADINGPTAVIKSASKMDHSKTGGTLLNQKFTPSSIVGEIGLNNMAALIRSYFKLGGHHIQFNVIDKKTLLEAQKNPDEYKDLIVRVAGYSDHFNNLEKALQDEIIERTEQSF; encoded by the coding sequence ATGAAAGGAGTACTTATGAGAGGTAGCACACAAAGAACAAGAAATCTAAGAGAAATTAGTTTATCAACACCACATACTCTTAGTATGGAGAGAGCTTTATTAGAAACTAAAGTTTATGAAGATTACTTTGGTAAGGTTGAAATACCAGTATTAAGAGCTTTGAACTTCAAATATTTAATGGAAAACAGAAAACTTTACATAGGTGAAGGTGAATTAATAGTAGGAGAGAAAACAGAAAGACCGCAGGCAGCACCAACATTTCCCGAACTTTGCTGTCACACAATGGACGATTTGCGTGTGCTTGACGAAAGAAAATACATAAATTTTAAAGTTTCAAATGAAGATAAAAAGATACATCAAGAAAGTATTATACCATACTGGAAGGGTAAAGCAACTAGAGATAAAATAATTGAGAGCATGTCACAGGAATGGAAAGATTGTTACAGTGCGGGTATGTTCACAGAATTTATGGAGCAAAGGGCACCTGGACACACAGTTGCAGATGACAAATTTTATAAAAAAGGGTTTATAGATTTAAAAAAAGAAATAGAAGAAGAAATAGATAAACTAGACTTTCTACATGATAAAGATGCATATAGTAAAAAAGCACAATTAGAAGGAATGGCAATTTCTTGCGATGCAATCATGATTTATGGAAAAAGATATGCAGAGTATGCAAGACAGCTTGCTAAAGAAGAAAAAAATTCAACAAGAAAAGAAGAGTTACTGTGGATTGCAGGTAACTGTGATGTAGTACCAGCGCACAAGCCTGAAACATTTGCGCAGGCAATACAAATGTATTGGTTTGTACATATTGGTGTAACAACCGAATTAAACACATGGGATGCTTTTTCTCCAGGTAGATTTGATCAATACTTATATCCATTCTATAAAAACGAAGTGGAAAAACGATTAATTACAAGAGAACAAGGTGTTGAGCTGTTAGAATGCTTATGGATTAAGTTTAACAATCAACCAGCTCCTCCTAAAGTTGGAATTACAATGAAGGAAAGTGCTACATATACTGATTTTTCAAATTTGAATACAGGTGGAATAAACCCTGAAACTGGAGAAAATGGTGTAAATGATGTATCATATATGATTTTAGATGTAATGGATGAAATGAAGCTTGTACAACCAAGCTCAAATGTTCAAATAAGCGAGAAATCTCCTAATGAATTTTTGAAAAGAGCATGTGCAATATCTCGTAAGGGTTGGGGGCAACCAGCTTTTTACAATACAGAGGAATTAATAAATGAGTTATTGAATGCAGGCAAAGATTTAGTAGATGCTAGATATGGTGGCTCAAGCGGATGTGTTGAAACAGGAGCGCATGGAAGAGAAGCATACATATTAACTGGATATTTTAATTTACCTAAAGTTTTGGAAATTACATTAAACAATGGTTTTGATAAATATACCAATAAACAAATAGGTTTAAAAACGGGTAATCCAAATGATTTTAAATCTTATAATGGTTTATGGAATGCTTTTATAAAACAAATGCAGTATTTTATAGATGTTAAGATGAAGGGTAATAACATTATTGAAAAAATATTTGCTACACATATGCCTTCAACTTTTATGTCTGTTTTGACAACAGGATGCAAAGAAAGTGGTAAGGACTATAATTCTGGTGGTTCTAAGTATAATACTAGATATATTCAAATAGTGGGAATTGGAACTATAACTGATAGTTTAGCTTCTATAAAGAAAAATATATATGATGATAAAATATTTAGCATGAAAGAGTTAATAAATGCTCTTAACAACAATTTTGAAACGCAAGAGTTTGTGAAAAATATTGTGATTAATAGAACACCTAAATATGGTAATGATGATGAATATGCTGATGAAATAATGGTACAGACATTTAATTCAGTCAATAAACATATCACAGGTAAACCTACTATGTGTGGAGGAACATATCACATTGATATGCTTCCAACTACTTGTCATATATATTTTGGTTCAATGACTGGTGCTTTGCCAAATGGTAGATTATCAGGCAAACCATTAACAGATGGTATTTCACCAGAAAAAGGTGCTGATATTAATGGTCCAACTGCAGTTATCAAATCTGCATCAAAAATGGATCATTCTAAAACTGGTGGAACATTGTTGAATCAAAAATTTACGCCTTCTTCTATTGTTGGAGAAATAGGATTAAATAATATGGCAGCACTTATAAGGTCATATTTTAAGTTGGGAGGACACCATATCCAATTTAATGTTATAGATAAAAAAACTCTTTTGGAAGCACAAAAAAATCCTGATGAATACAAGGATTTAATAGTTAGAGTAGCTGGTTATAGTGACCATTTCAATAATCTTGAAAAAGCATTACAGGATGAAATAATTGAGAGAACAGAACAATCATTTTAA